The Synechocystis sp. PCC 6714 genome includes the window GGCACTAGATTGACCCAGACCAAACCTTAGTAGTCGAAGTCACCACCGGGGGCACCAGCGGGAGCTTTTTCTTTTTCCGGTTTGTCGACAACGATACATTCGGTGGTCAGCACCATGCCGGCGATGGAGGCAGCATTTTGCAGAGCAGAACGGGTTACTTTGGCGGGGTCAACGATACCAGCGGCCAGCATGTCCACATACTCGAGGCTAGCGGCGTTGTAACCAACGTTGAACTCCTTCTCTTTGACCCGTTCGGAAATTACGGCACCGTTTTGACCGGCGTTTTCCGCAATCCGTTTTAGGGGAGCAGGCAAAGCCCGGGCTACGATTAGCGCACCGGTGAGTTCTTCGTCTTTGAGGTTGCCATTGGCCCACTCTTCCAATTGGGGAGCTAAGTGAGCCAGGGTGGTACCACCACCGGGAACAATACCTTCTTCCACAGCGGCTTTGGTGGCGTTGATGGCATCTTCCAAGCGGAGTTTGCGGTCTTTCATTTCGGTTTCTGTGGCGGCACCAACTTTGATTACCGCTACACCACCGGCCAATTTAGCCAAACGCTCTTGGAGTTTTTCTTTGTCGTAGCTAGAATCGGTCTCTTCGATCTGACGACGGATTTGCTCACAGCGGGATTTGACTGCGGCTTCGTTACCTTCGGCCACAATGGTGGTGTTGTCTTTGGTGATGTTGATGCGACGGGCAGAACCGAGGCTATCGACGGTGGCACTTTCCAGTTTCAAGCCAGCATCTTCGCTGATTACTTGACCGCCGGTGAGGGTGGCAATGTCTTCCAACATTTGTTTACGGCGATCGCCAAAGCCGGGGGCTTTCACAGCGGCCACATTCAACACACCGCGCAGACGGTTAACGACCAGGGTAGCCAAAGCTTCTTTTTCAATGTCTTCGGCGATGATCAACAGGGGCTTACCTTGGCGGGCCACTTGTTCGAGGATGGGCACTAAGTCCTGCACCAGGTTGATTTTTTTGTCGGTGATCAAAATCCGGGGATCTTCCAGGACAGCCTCCATCCGTTCCGCATCGGTGACGAAGTAGGGGGAAATATAGCCCTTGTCGAAGCGCATCCCTTCGGTGATTTCCAACTCGGTGGTCATGGATTTGCCTTCTTCCAGGGAAATAACCCCTTCTTGGCCTACTTTATCCATGGCATTGGCAATCATTTGGCCAACTTCTTCATCGTTACCGGCGGAAATAGCTCCCACCTGGGCGATCGCCTTGGAGTCTCCCACGGGTTGAGCGTGCTCTTTGATGCGGGCAACGAGGAAATCAGTGGCCTTATCAATACCCCGCTTGAGGGAAATGGGGTTAGCACCAGCGGCCACATTCCGTAAACCCTCTTTAACAATGGCGTGGGCCAAAACCGTAGCGGTGGTGGTACCATCCCCAGCCACATCATTGGTTTTGGATGCCGCTTGGCGAATTAGGGAAACCCCGGTGTTTTCCACATGGTCTTCCAGTTCAATCTCTTTGGCAATGGTGATCCCGTCGTTAATAATTTGGGGAGAACCAAATTTTTTCTCGAGCACCACATTACGACCTTTGGGACCGAGGGTAACGGCAACGGCTTCCGCCAAAATGTCCATACCCCGTTCTAGGGCACGGCGGGCTTCGTCATTGTAAATGATGGATTTAGCCATAAAAGTAAAACCTCGTGGGCAAATTAATGGAATAGATGAATGGGTAAAATCCTGAAAGCTTTAACACCGCTCAGGATTGGTAAAAATTAATCGACCTAGGCAACGGAGGCCAAAATATCTTTTTCAGTTAACAGAACATAGTCGTCGCCACCGAGTTTGATATCGGTGCCAGCATATTTGGAATAGAGAACTTTATCGCCAACTTTGACTTCCACAGGGGAGTAGCTGCCGTCATCGTTGCGTTTGCCGGGGCCCACCTGGACAACCTCACCAATTTGGGGCTTTTCTTTGGCATTATCGGGCAACAAAATACCCCCAGCGGTTTTTTCTTCAGCGGGGCTTACTTTAACAAACACCCGATCGCCAAGGGGTTTCACAGTAGAAACATTGATGGTAATAGCGGCCATAGAAGTCATCCTCCAGATGATAGTCTTTCACGGACAGTACTTAACTTGGAGGGGGGTTAGCACTCCCACCTCACGAGTGCTAATTTAGCTAAATTGCTTGACCCAGCGCAACAGTCGTTTAAGTGTGGTTTCCCGAACTCGGGGCAAAAAATTGGGATCTGATTCAGATTTTTAGATTCAAAATTGCCTGGAGGCGATCGCTGCTTTTGTTCAGGACGGGGTCTTCAGTGACCAAACTCTTGGCAACGTATATCATATATGTATTTATATGTGCATGAACTTTAAGTATGGCATTTTCTTTCTGGCCATTTCTCCGCCATTTGTTTTTGAGTTAAATGACCATTTTCCTCCGCAAATTCTTTGAATTTATTCAAGTCATTGATTTTTAGTTATGGGCCATGATGATAATCCGTTACTGGACACACACCTCCTGTTTCCTGTTTCTTTATTAATCCACGAGTCTAGCGTGTTGCGACGAATGTTTAGCTTCCGACACATCTAGCTTTTTTCTTGCCTCTTTCCACTGCACCCACTGCTTTTTTTAAGATCAATGCTGTAGGGAGCTGGGATCCTTTTTTTTCCTTATCTGTTTCCTATATCATGTCCTAATCTACACAATTTTTGCTATAGATTATGGTATAGAAAGCATTGTAATCATAGATGAAGCCGGTTTTGAAGAGTTTGCGTCCTCGGTGTATGAATGGTCAAAAAGAGTAGAAAGAATGTGTGGAGAGAGACAAGGAAAAAGAGGAGCAAAAGAAAACCTTGTAGTAGGTAGAAGAAAAAATAGAAAAGAGCTAATAGTAGCAATGCTATTTATTGAAAATTTAAATGCCGCAGGTTTTGAAGGGGGGCTTGAATTATGTTTGATGCCTGCATTGACAATTACATGAGTGTCAATTATGGATAATGTGTCTAATCATAAAAAAGTAGGATTAAAAGAACGGTGAAAGAGGCAGGATACAAAGTTTCATTTTTACCTACCTACTCACCGGATGTTAACGATATAGAGCATGATTTTAGTGCACTGAGAAACAACAAGAACATATGCCTCTAAAGATATCAGCATGGATGAAATTATCCGTAACTACTGTGCACCTTGACGCCCTACATTTAGTTTAAACAGCAATAATTACCAATTGTCTGGTCTCCAATTAACTATGGATTTTTCGCTAAATCTCTGCACAGGAGTAAAGCTCACTGCTGCTTGATTTCACCACAATCACTGATGACGATCGCCTGTTTAGTTTTTCCACTTTGGGAACCATTGGCTTCTAGTTGTTCCAGAATTTCTAAGCCTTCTACCACTTCACCGAAAACTACGTGTTTACCATCAAGCCAGGGACAGGGAACAAAGGTTAAAAAGAATTGGGAGCCGTTGGTGTTGGGCCCCGCATTGGCCATGGATAGTAGACCAGGGCGGTCGTGCTTTAACTGGAAATTTTCATCGGCAAATTTTTCCCCATAAATGGACTCACCGCCGGTGCCGTTCCCCCGGGTAAAATCCCCACCCTGGGCCATGAAATCCGTAATGACCCGGTGGAAATGGGAGC containing:
- the groL gene encoding chaperonin GroEL (60 kDa chaperone family; promotes refolding of misfolded polypeptides especially under stressful conditions; forms two stacked rings of heptamers to form a barrel-shaped 14mer; ends can be capped by GroES; misfolded proteins enter the barrel where they are refolded when GroES binds), with the translated sequence MAKSIIYNDEARRALERGMDILAEAVAVTLGPKGRNVVLEKKFGSPQIINDGITIAKEIELEDHVENTGVSLIRQAASKTNDVAGDGTTTATVLAHAIVKEGLRNVAAGANPISLKRGIDKATDFLVARIKEHAQPVGDSKAIAQVGAISAGNDEEVGQMIANAMDKVGQEGVISLEEGKSMTTELEITEGMRFDKGYISPYFVTDAERMEAVLEDPRILITDKKINLVQDLVPILEQVARQGKPLLIIAEDIEKEALATLVVNRLRGVLNVAAVKAPGFGDRRKQMLEDIATLTGGQVISEDAGLKLESATVDSLGSARRINITKDNTTIVAEGNEAAVKSRCEQIRRQIEETDSSYDKEKLQERLAKLAGGVAVIKVGAATETEMKDRKLRLEDAINATKAAVEEGIVPGGGTTLAHLAPQLEEWANGNLKDEELTGALIVARALPAPLKRIAENAGQNGAVISERVKEKEFNVGYNAASLEYVDMLAAGIVDPAKVTRSALQNAASIAGMVLTTECIVVDKPEKEKAPAGAPGGDFDY
- the groES gene encoding co-chaperone GroES, whose protein sequence is MAAITINVSTVKPLGDRVFVKVSPAEEKTAGGILLPDNAKEKPQIGEVVQVGPGKRNDDGSYSPVEVKVGDKVLYSKYAGTDIKLGGDDYVLLTEKDILASVA
- a CDS encoding peptidylprolyl isomerase, whose amino-acid sequence is MSKVFFDITIGDDTAGRIVMELFDEVTPKTAENFRALCTGEKGVGKAGKPLHFKGSHFHRVITDFMAQGGDFTRGNGTGGESIYGEKFADENFQLKHDRPGLLSMANAGPNTNGSQFFLTFVPCPWLDGKHVVFGEVVEGLEILEQLEANGSQSGKTKQAIVISDCGEIKQQ